The DNA region CTACGTATAAAAGGAGTTTAAACTAGATCAGAGGTTCTCCGAGTATAGTCCCCAGGGTTCCTGGGATCCTTTCAGGGGACCaacaaggtcaaaactatttgGATAACAATATTCACAGCTATTTCTCTTCACTCTCTCTTGTGAGTGCACGATATTCTTGTTCTAAGAATAACTTGTAATGGGTttcttactgttatttttaaatgaatacatttaaattttttcctgttttttcctgtcttaaaaaggaaatatatacgtatgattgtgtatatgtatacatccatcctacaaaaataaaagttctttaatgtcctaataatttttaagtgtacaggggTCGCGAGACCATAAAGTTTCAGAACCGTTGAACCAGATTCCTAGAccgtcattcattcactcaacaaataactGCCCCTCCTGAGGCTGCATTTTTTACGTACCGAGGAGAAGGTGGTGATCAAGACGTGGAGCCCGCTCCGACGCCCTTTACATTTGGGAGGGAGGAGGCAAACGAATATATCAAGACAACTTCTGAGAGCGGTAAGTGTCATGAAGGCATAAAGCAGGACACGTGTTTCATGCGCACTGGAACCCTCCATTGTGCTGAGTCGGCCCCGGGCCCCTCAGGCCCCTGAGCTGGCCAGGCGCGGGGTCGCTGGTACCCCGGGACACCGAGACACCCAGGCACCGGGAAGCCGCGGGCGCTGACGTACCGTGACGTCACTCGGCCGCGCCAGCCAATCGCGGGCGGCCCCAGTCCTCGGCCGGCGGTGGCCCGCGGCCTGCGGGAGGCGCTGTGGCCCGTCGGGCGGCCCCGCGGAGCCGCCATAGCCTCCCGCCTCCCGCGACCCAACGTCTCCGCCGCCGGCCTCGCGCCGCCGCCATGGCCGACGTGGAAGACGGCGAGGAACCCTGCGCCCTGTCCTCTCACTCCGGGAGCGCAGGATCCAAGTCGGGAGGCGACAAAATGTTCTCTCTCAAGAAGTGGAACGCCGTGGCCATGTGGAGCTGGGACGTGGAGTGCGATACGTGCGCCATCTGTAGGGTCCAGGTGATGGGTAAGCGCTGCACGCGAGGCCCGGGCCGCGCGGCGGCCTCCGCGGGCCCGGCTCCGGGCGTAGGGGACAGACCGAGCCTCGGAGAGACTGTTCCTGGAGGAGTGGGGGCGGGGTCGCCCTGCCCCGGtgcccagggaccgcgggccacGCCCGAGCTGTCGCCGGTCAGAGGGCTGCGGCCGCCGCCAGGGGCCGTGGGGTCGTTCAGCAGGCGCCCAGCGCTGGGGACTGGTATTCTGGGGAGAGAAATGGGTGGTAAGCAGTGCCGTTAAACAAGGTAATTTCAGGTAATGATGGGTGTGATCACGACAATAAAAGTAGGCGATTTGATGGGAGCTGGGAGGAACCACTTCGGTTTGTGTGGCCAGCTACGGCACCCTTTACAAAAAGATCGCAGAGAGGTCAGGGTCAAGGCCCTGAGTCAGCGGGTCACTAAAGTGGTTCTGGTCACACACAACAAAGTGATGCTCTGGAGTCATCTTCCACAAAAACGACCCCTAGTCGTGCTCTGAGGAGGCGCAGGGAAGAAAAATGTTCCTAGCCGTTGCCTTTCTGGATGGGCTACTGTTCTGCTGGCTTTTAAAGCTGGATGATTCGAGACTGGTCAGATAGCACTCGCTTGGCTTGAACGGGAAGGATGTAAGCCCTTTTATTCAGAAACATAAAACTTCATCTCCTTCCTGGTCCCTTCCTATCATAGGATGCCATTTCTTGGAGAAGACAGTACCCTGAAGTTAGACCTTTATGGAAAACCCTCTTTTACAAATAACTGTTACTTCTTTCtatgatatttttaataaaaatattgaaccaaGTGAAACCTTTTAGAATAGCTTCATCTCGTTATGTTTTATATGGTTTATGTTTTAAGATCTCGGACCACCTTGAAAAAGAGGTGCTCTTGAAATGCACGTTATGTTTTTAAATAGGGCATTTAAAACTCCTGCATTTAAgagcatctcccgttgcggagcacaggctccggacgcgcaggctcagcggccatggctcacgggcccagccgctccgcggcatgtgggatcttcccggaccggggcacgaacccgtatcccctacatcggcaggcggactctcaaccactgcgccatcagggaagcccttaaatgttGTTTCTTGAAGGTAGTTGGAGAACACTGAGGTTTGTATAGTTTGAAAGCTTTGTGTCTTGCACTGAAAAATgagagaattggagaaaataacttaaaaattgcTCTCCCTTCTTGAGGAATGAAAATTGAAACCTACCAGAATCAAGCGATTTCTCAATTTACTGTCTTTGTAGTATGCTCTTATGTTTTTTATTCATAaggatttgttttaaagaaaatttacaacCATGGGATTcaaacattttttacttttaaaagaacttGATTTCAGATGTGATCCGCTTATATTGTGTATCAAGTTTTAAAAGTACCTAGTTTATTGGCCTGCAATACAGCTCCCTTGTCCTTCCCCTTTCTTAAAAACTAGAATCATAATTTACAGTTTGAGTGACATTTTTAACTTATCCAGGcgatttttgttcttttgtacgACAAACTGTTAAAAATTTTATCCCCTAAATTtcctttagtttaaaaaaaagaatttcctaaaagaacattttatttttctccccaaagaaaaattttaaaatagtaaacagaaatgcaaaatttaaaataatgattgcaattttgcaagaaataaactttcctgggatatttaaagTAAGTCAAAGTATGGGCTAAAAATGACTCAGGGTTCACATTAACTTTCTAATTATAGCAAGTATTCTGCTACTGTGGATTAATGTTACAGATTTACAACAGCTGTGCTTTGGGTTCAGGAAAGTATTCTGGACTAGACCTCTGTATTTTGTTTATGAGGTGTTAAAATCCACTTAGTGGTCAGGTGACAGCAGAAGGAAGTTTGTTTTTTAGCATCATTCTGAAAGGTGTTACTATACTCTTTAGAAATGTGCTGTTTTAGATATTAGGAACATcatcaaaagaaaatgttttcctttatctGCAACGTTAGTCATTTTTAGCCATTTAGGTCAGTTTTTGATAATGAATCTAAATCCAAGCTATAAGCATAATTCAGAGACTTCTAGATTATACAAAGAGCCCACTTAATCCCATGTCCTTTATATTTGGAATTCATCTCACATGCCTAAATGCTTGGTTATGACTTCTGGATCTAAGATTTGCCTGCCAGCCCACTCTGATGTAGTTAACACTCTCTTCCTGGGTTTCCACTCTCCCCCCTTCATTCTGAAAGGAGCAGATGGCACAGCGAGCAAGCACTGGTGAGGAAGAGGCGACCAGGTTTGCTAGTGCTGTCAAGTTATGAAGAGCCAGAGTAACCTTCCACAGCTGTATGTTAACGTGGACGTTTGAGCTAACTTTTTGGAGCCTTgttttcctaatttgtaaaagagACAGTTGGGACCATGAACTCTAATTCTGTGATTACACAGGACCAGAGCCATGTCTTCACCCTTATATCATGATCCTTATGATATTTAGTTGTTTGCCTATCTACCTCTCCATTTACTGGTGAGAGCAGGGACCCAGACTTGGTCATTTTGGTGTCGGCAGTGCATTACTCTTTGCACAGAGTAGATACTCAGTAATTGTGGAATTGAAGAAGGCCTCAGGAGGCGGTGGTTGTTTTTAATCCACACTGAAGAGGCCAGGGTGGTGTGTTTTCTTAAGGGTGAGAGCACGCAGAGAGGAGCAAACAAATGCCTGAGCATAATCCAGTGTAAGAAGAGAAGCAGGCTTCAGCTCCACCGTGTTTCTATTTTTACAGAATTATTTTCCTccaatttatgttaaaaactactttttctgtttgtttgaactTCCTTTTACCCAACTTTGACTCCTTTCAGCTAGTGAATGAGTCCATTTCATTGGTTCCTAAAATATTCTATATTACCTCCTTCATCAAACAAATAGTAGTACAGATTCAATTTTGAAAACTTCTAGTATACCCTTTTGGTTCCCATTCCTCATGTTTTCTCCCaggtaatttattaaaatattttactgttgtCGGGTAAATGCTTTGGGCTCAGAGGGAgcatttccttaaaaagaaaaaaagagaacctaGTATTTAGgagttttttacatttaatttttatagaaattataCAGTCACATAACTTAAAAACTTGAGCAAGTACACAGTGAAAACTCCTTCCCGTTCCATCCCCTCCCAGGTAAACTTTATTATTAGTTTCTTGGATATCATTCTAGAGTTTCTATCTGTGTGTAAGCAAATACAATATATATGCATGGCTTATTTAAAAGGATGTCTTGAAAATAAACTACTCATAAGGTTGATCTGTGTGAACATGCCCAGTGAGCTTATAACTCCTAATATAGTGGAGTATAGCATATTTTTCTCTGGTGGTTACATCCAAGGTCTTTTCATCAGAGCTTGTAAAAATAGAGGGTCAGTAACCCTTGTGAAATTGCTCATGGTCATAAGTAAATTAGTAGAGTGCCTTGTACTTTATTCATCTTTAAGCAGTTATGTTCAGATGAGAAATTAATAGTATGAGTCTTTTAATCTACATCTCTAACCCTTTGGGCCTTTATTTGACTTTGAAGTGTATGGGTTTTAACAATTGCATTCTGAGCATCAGAATGAGAATtgctatttgtttacttttagatGCCTGTCTTAGATGTCAAGCTGAAAACAAACAAGAGGATTGTGTTGGTATGTTGTAATTTTGTTCTCTGGCTTTTTCAACTGAAGGTTTTCTCTCAGCGGGGATGTTTGAATTTGCAATTAAGATTGACTttatcaatacacaaaaataaactgtaaagcaGTGAtccattattaatataaaatgttggTTCTCAGATGGTCTTAATGGAATTAACCTGTAAGTCCTTCAGTTGCTTTAATTGAGGAGAATTGGTTATATATCCTAGACATGGGCATGGTAAACATTTTggtaatcaaaaaagaaataattcttttctATTAAGAAGAGTATAAAATAAGGAATTTGCCAAAACATCCTTCAAGTTTTGAGTATGTTACAGGTTAGTTTTGGTCAGTCAGGATTTTATTCTAACAAAGCATTTCAGTATTCAATATTCTTTTATGATCCGGTATTTAACTTTTCTACTAAGGTAAAAACAATTCTAAATCTCAAGATTTTTTTGGATGTAGTTTATAGATAGaagtttgttaaattttatttacatctGGGGCTACAGAAGTTGTCTTAGGCCAAATATTTAAGCAGCTCAAAGGTTTTTATGTCCCAGTTCTTGAGGTCATCACTTCTAGAT from Phocoena phocoena chromosome 4, mPhoPho1.1, whole genome shotgun sequence includes:
- the RNF7 gene encoding RING-box protein 2 isoform X3, whose amino-acid sequence is MADVEDGEEPCALSSHSGSAGSKSGGDKMFSLKKWNAVAMWSWDVECDTCAICRVQMPVLDVKLKTNKRIVLSSGENVIILSITAACPCG
- the RNF7 gene encoding RING-box protein 2 isoform X1, with the translated sequence MADVEDGEEPCALSSHSGSAGSKSGGDKMFSLKKWNAVAMWSWDVECDTCAICRVQVMDACLRCQAENKQEDCVVVWGECNHSFHNCCMSLWVKQNNRCPLCQQDWVVQRIGK
- the RNF7 gene encoding RING-box protein 2 isoform X2; this translates as MADVEDGEEPCALSSHSGSAGSKSGGDKMFSLKKWNAVAMWSWDVECDTCAICRVQVMVVWGECNHSFHNCCMSLWVKQNNRCPLCQQDWVVQRIGK